Proteins from one Pectinophora gossypiella chromosome 19, ilPecGoss1.1, whole genome shotgun sequence genomic window:
- the LOC126375467 gene encoding uncharacterized protein LOC126375467, with the protein MAHTLWKTWVKIAFIPLAFLAATVADFTECQRPCDCRWQSGNKAAICANSSLKTIPANLSSDIQILDLSNNNLQQLHQEAFKKVGLSNLKKLFLKECNIEVIHKAAFVSLAIMIELDLSKNRIRFLHPDTFKGTEKLRLINLSNNYIDKLEDGLFRNLKFLQKVEVSNNRIVRIGTKAFVNLPQLKILRFDGNNLSHMKPETLMGLRNLSGLDLHNNPWRCDCNLQTFRDWAISHNLYTPPTACAEPVSVRDKLWNELDSSNFACRPTILEPLPDATVKSYDENITLTCKVVGNPPPEVVWRYNGRTIEMKAYGEIRYSVAENTMDLIRWVNLTIINARYSDRGNYTCVAENPGGRDEKTVMLVLSKYGGPGIIMGMESDTFAILIGCLTAIIIIFAAVMAVCYFTSQNNEMKRLIKTDTRSSNGEILMESTASEAEKNLKPEINPVTKPPRKYEAPPSFTSDATEMSELNRTLLDNDSVLASNEDNTRHLEAELPKIPQETMLIDRLTQDQQAYPPDLLSFPLRGSQISPASGTSSDRPQLTQAIQSPVKSPEYGVTSINSAYSRFQPHHYQSSMMSPKGYVTLPRKPRHNLPENRPQVFSTLNGVIPYYDFNIKLFSNGSNYYSLNKSEMDLGPINKMEHLNDSEEIEPAPSPAPGTPHATIPRNSLSSPNIHNQLLTLQAMSINAAQGRIPKSEQRPLKVMLAENEGLLRNSRDRLGYSVNVVSGRTRTAPRPPPKPRKRNSCEMKEPFLNTSENATQV; encoded by the exons ATGGCCCATACACTTTGGAAGACATGGGTGAAAATTGCTTTCATACCTCTGGCATTCCTCGCCGCCACGGTCGCAGACTTCACGGAATGCCAGAGGCCTTGTGACTGTCGCTGGCAGTCCGGGAACAAAGCTGCCATTTGTGCAAACTCCAGCCTCAAAACTATACCGGCTAATCTCAGCAGCGACATACAAATTCTCGACCTATCCAACAATAACCTACAACAGCTCCATCAAGAAGCATTCAAAAAAGTAGGCCTGAGCAACCTCAAAAAACTATTCCTCAAAGAGTGCAACATAGAAGTCATACACAAAGCAGCCTTCGTAAGCCTCGCTATCATGATAGAATTAGACCTATCCAAGAACAGAATCCGATTCCTCCACCCAGACACTTTCAAAGGAACAGAGAAACTGAGATTAATAAACTTAAGCAACAACTACATAGATAAATTAGAGGACGGACTATTCCGCAATTTGAAGTTTCTTCAGAAAGTTGAGGTGAGCAATAACAGGATAGTCCGGATAGGGACTAAGGCGTTCGTGAACTTACCCCAACTAAAGATTCTGAGGTTCGACGGGAACAACTTGAGCCATATGAAACCGGAAACTTTGATGGGGTTAAGAAACTTGTCCGGGTTAGATCTGCACAACAACCCTTGGCGATGCGATTGCAACCTGCAAACATTTAGAGATTGGGCGATCAGTCATAATTTGTATACGCCACCGACGGCTTGCGCAGAACCGGTGTCGGTGAGAGACAAACTTTGGAACGAATTAGACTCGTCCAACTTCGCCTGCCGGCCTACTATTCTCGAGCCGCTGCCAGACGCAACGGTCAAAAGTTACGATGAAAACATTACTCTAACTTGCAAAGTCGTCGGGAATCCACCCCCTGAAGTAGTTTGGCGGTACAATGGCAGAACCATTGAGATGAAAGCGTATGGTGAAATTAGGTACAGTGTAGCTGAAAACACCATGGATTTAATAAGATGGGTCAACTTGACCATTATTAATGCTAGATATAGTGATAGAGGAAATTATACTTGTGTCGCTGAAAACCCTGGAGGTAGAGACGAAAAAACTGTCATGCTTGTTCTATCTAAATACGGAGGTCCTGGTATCATAATGGGCATGGAATCCGATACCTTCGCAATTTTAATAGGATGTTTAAcagcaattataattattttcgcgGCTGTGATGGCGGTGTGTTATTTCAcatctcagaataatgaaatgaaaagacTGATTAAAACTGATACACGTTCGTCTAATGGGGAAATACTGATGGAGTCGACGGCTTCAGAAGCTGAGAAGAACCTTAAGCCAGAGATCAATCCGGTGACGAAGCCACCGCGGAAGTACGAGGCACCTCCTTCATTCACAAGCGATGCCACCGAAATGTCAGAACTAAATAGAACATTGCTAGACAACGATTCTGTATTAG CGTCCAATGAAGACAATACTCGGCACCTCGAAGCGGAATTGCCGAAGATACCCCAAGAAACCATGCTCATAGACCGATTGACTCAAGATCAACAAGCTTACCCGCCAGACTTGCTATCCTTCCCTTTAAGAGGATCTCAGATCTCCCCAGCAAGTGGCACATCATCAGATCGACCACAACTGACGCAAGCTATACAAAGCCCAGTTAAGTCACCAGAGTATGGAGTCACATCCATCAACTCTGCCTACAGCAGATTCCAGCCGCATCACTACCAATCCTCAATGATGAGCCCGAAAGGCTACGTCACATTACCCAGGAAACCAAGACATAACCTCCCAGAAAATCGTCCCCAAGTGTTTTCAACCCTGAACGGCGTCATACCTTATTATGACTTTAATATCAAACTATTTAGTAATGGATCAAACTACTACAGCCTTAATAAGAGTGAGATGGACTTGGGGCCTATAAATAAGATGGAACATTTAAATGATTCAGAAGAAATAGAACCAGCACCGTCTCCCGCCCCTGGTACTCCGCACGCGACAATACCAAGGAACAGTTTAAGTTCACCGAACATCCACAACCAGCTGCTGACTCTCCAAGCGATGTCTATAAACGCAGCCCAAGGAAGAATCCcgaaatctgaacagcgccctTTGAAGGTAATGCTGGCGGAAAATGAGGGGCTCTTGAGGAATTCAAGAGATAGGTTAGGGTACAGTGTGAACGTTGTGAGTGGGAGGACTAGAACTGCTCCAAGGCC